A stretch of Rhodoferax potami DNA encodes these proteins:
- a CDS encoding glycosyltransferase family 4 protein, whose translation MRCNSRKLIFFVAVDWFFCSHFLERAKAAQNVGYEVVVVTSIERHRSNIADAGLRVIDLGIDRRSLGLISAFRTVKQLVTIFKEENPDILHQVAIKPILLGGIAARIAGVQRVVNAVVGGGYTYTSTSPFMPFLRSVIGVAMRLLLNPPRSCVVFENRDDMALSIKSRQVHPNAAVLIRGAGVNLNLYPNRSTTNSTPLVVVPARLLWDKGLGEFVAAARLLRNRKVNARFVIAGGEDTDNRASIPPAVLAQWKTEADVELWGFCSNMPQVLEQADIVCLPSYREGLPKALLEGMAAGLPCVTTNVPGCREAVIDGKNGLLVPPRDYQALADALHRLILNPQLRLQMGNRGRSMAATEFASSIVCLQTLQVYERLLQS comes from the coding sequence ATGCGATGCAACTCTAGGAAGTTGATTTTCTTTGTAGCCGTGGACTGGTTTTTTTGCTCCCACTTTTTGGAGCGGGCCAAAGCAGCACAAAATGTTGGCTATGAAGTAGTTGTAGTCACGTCGATTGAGAGGCATCGTTCGAATATTGCAGATGCAGGATTACGTGTTATCGACTTAGGCATTGATCGCCGAAGCTTAGGTCTTATATCTGCTTTTAGAACAGTAAAGCAATTAGTTACTATCTTCAAAGAAGAAAATCCCGATATCCTTCACCAAGTGGCTATCAAACCCATTTTGCTGGGGGGGATTGCGGCGCGTATTGCTGGTGTACAGCGAGTAGTTAATGCTGTTGTTGGAGGCGGCTACACCTATACATCTACGTCGCCCTTTATGCCATTTCTTCGTTCAGTTATTGGAGTAGCTATGCGCTTACTCCTGAATCCACCAAGGAGCTGTGTTGTCTTCGAAAACAGGGACGATATGGCCCTGTCCATCAAATCACGACAGGTACACCCGAACGCTGCGGTACTTATTAGGGGTGCAGGAGTCAATCTCAATCTTTACCCAAACCGATCGACTACAAACTCAACTCCATTGGTCGTGGTACCTGCAAGGTTATTGTGGGATAAGGGTCTCGGCGAATTTGTCGCGGCAGCGCGCTTGCTACGCAATCGTAAAGTCAACGCCCGTTTTGTGATCGCTGGGGGCGAGGACACTGACAACCGGGCCAGTATCCCCCCTGCTGTATTGGCGCAATGGAAGACTGAAGCAGATGTTGAACTTTGGGGTTTCTGCTCAAATATGCCTCAAGTACTGGAACAAGCAGATATCGTCTGCTTGCCGTCTTACAGAGAAGGCTTGCCAAAGGCTCTGTTAGAAGGTATGGCCGCTGGGTTACCATGCGTGACGACCAATGTGCCGGGATGTCGTGAGGCTGTAATTGACGGGAAAAATGGTTTGTTGGTTCCCCCCAGGGATTATCAAGCCTTGGCTGACGCCTTGCATCGGTTGATCTTGAATCCTCAACTACGCCTCCAAATGGGTAATCGAGGTAGATCCATGGCAGCGACCGAATTCGCTTCGTCGATCGTCTGCCTGCAGACACTACAGGTTTATGAAAGACTCCTTCAATCATGA
- a CDS encoding polysaccharide biosynthesis protein, producing the protein MKQSRSSLKVPILALPRPAKRLVALSVDMGLCVLTVWLAYYLRLGELVTLDGTALLAVATSVGMALPIFAMSGLYRAIFRYSGWPALLAVARAVSIYGLLYASIFTAIGVVGVPRTVGIIQPMLLLLFVGASRALARVWLGEDYQNILKHASRPKVLIYGAGTTGRQLAAAMNNSHEMQVAGFLDDDKRLHGQVLNGQRVYNLSELNNLVSTLNISNVLLAMPKLSRRRRNEILSQIRVAHVAVRTLPSVTDLAQGKVKISDLRELDIDDLLGREPVSPDQLLLAKNIANKVVLVTGAGGSIGSELCRQILVVHPTKLLLIEQNEYALYAIHQELEEKLAGLNCDIMPVLVPLLASVHDYDRMLEIMSTWHPETVYHAAAYKHVPLVEHNPAAGIKNNVIGTLRTAQAASQNGVSDFVLISTDKAVRPTNIMGASKRLAEMALQALAANQPDSDRDTKFSMVRFGNVLGSSGSVVPKFRQQIRNGGPITLTHPEVVRYFMTIPEAAQLVIQAGAMAKGGDVFVLDMGQPVKIMDLARRMVELSGLTIRDEEHPEGDVEIAITGLRPGEKLYEELLIGDNPEPTTHVRIIKAHEEFIPWSEFEGALSALEVALRNNEVKMIRSIMQKLVSGYIPSDNIVDWVYLEQEAGAIAVCE; encoded by the coding sequence ATGAAACAGTCTAGGTCTAGCCTAAAAGTCCCGATTTTGGCTCTGCCGCGACCGGCGAAACGACTTGTAGCTCTTTCAGTTGATATGGGGCTGTGCGTCCTAACAGTATGGCTGGCTTACTATTTGCGACTGGGTGAGCTTGTCACTCTTGATGGCACGGCGTTATTGGCAGTGGCTACCTCTGTGGGTATGGCTCTCCCCATTTTTGCTATGTCAGGCCTATATCGAGCCATTTTTCGCTACAGCGGCTGGCCTGCCTTGCTGGCTGTTGCCCGTGCAGTAAGCATCTACGGCCTGCTTTATGCATCTATCTTTACAGCTATTGGTGTAGTCGGGGTGCCCCGCACGGTGGGCATTATCCAACCCATGCTTCTGCTCCTGTTCGTCGGTGCTTCACGAGCGCTAGCTCGGGTCTGGCTTGGCGAGGATTACCAAAATATTTTAAAGCACGCTTCACGCCCAAAGGTGCTCATCTACGGCGCAGGCACAACCGGTCGCCAGCTAGCCGCTGCTATGAACAACAGCCACGAAATGCAAGTGGCAGGCTTCCTAGATGACGATAAGCGCCTGCACGGACAAGTGCTCAACGGTCAGCGGGTTTATAACCTGAGCGAATTGAATAACTTGGTCTCAACGCTGAACATCAGCAACGTGCTGCTGGCCATGCCGAAGCTGTCTCGCAGGCGCCGCAATGAAATATTGAGTCAGATCCGCGTAGCTCACGTGGCCGTGCGAACGCTGCCCAGCGTTACCGACCTAGCACAAGGTAAGGTCAAAATCTCAGACCTAAGGGAACTGGACATAGACGATCTGCTGGGGCGCGAACCAGTATCCCCCGACCAATTATTGCTGGCGAAGAATATCGCAAACAAAGTGGTGTTGGTGACCGGCGCGGGAGGGTCTATAGGAAGTGAGTTATGCCGACAAATTTTGGTGGTCCACCCGACGAAGCTATTGCTGATAGAGCAAAATGAATATGCCCTCTACGCAATACATCAAGAGCTGGAAGAAAAGCTCGCGGGGCTGAATTGCGACATAATGCCTGTCCTAGTCCCACTTCTGGCGTCCGTACATGACTATGACCGGATGCTCGAAATTATGTCTACTTGGCATCCGGAAACGGTTTACCACGCTGCAGCATATAAGCATGTCCCACTGGTAGAGCACAATCCAGCAGCGGGTATCAAGAACAACGTAATCGGCACTCTGCGGACAGCCCAAGCTGCCTCCCAAAATGGTGTGTCTGATTTTGTGCTGATCAGTACTGACAAGGCCGTAAGGCCTACCAACATAATGGGCGCCAGCAAACGTCTCGCCGAAATGGCACTTCAAGCACTTGCTGCCAACCAGCCCGATTCAGACCGCGATACCAAGTTCAGCATGGTGCGCTTTGGCAACGTACTTGGGTCTTCGGGTTCGGTAGTTCCTAAATTTCGACAACAAATTCGAAATGGAGGGCCAATAACTCTCACGCACCCTGAGGTTGTGCGCTATTTCATGACCATCCCAGAGGCGGCCCAACTGGTTATTCAGGCCGGTGCCATGGCTAAAGGAGGAGATGTATTTGTGTTAGACATGGGTCAGCCCGTAAAGATCATGGACTTGGCACGGCGAATGGTCGAACTCTCGGGCTTGACAATTAGAGATGAAGAGCATCCTGAAGGCGATGTCGAAATCGCTATCACAGGCCTACGCCCGGGTGAAAAGCTCTATGAAGAGCTGCTAATCGGCGACAACCCCGAGCCCACAACGCATGTACGCATTATAAAGGCCCATGAGGAATTCATTCCATGGTCCGAATTCGAGGGCGCGCTCAGCGCCTTAGAAGTGGCGCTGCGTAACAATGAAGTAAAAATGATCCGCTCGATAATGCAGAAGCTTGTCTCTGGATACATCCCAAGCGACAACATCGTAGACTGGGTTTACTTGGAGCAAGAGGCGGGAGCAATCGCTGTATGTGAGTAA
- a CDS encoding Arm DNA-binding domain-containing protein, with amino-acid sequence MLTDVQCKNAVCPADKKQARFADLGGMYLQVSPMGSKRWFLKYRIDGKEKQLALGS; translated from the coding sequence ATGCTGACTGATGTGCAGTGCAAAAACGCCGTGTGCCCGGCAGACAAAAAGCAAGCTAGGTTTGCAGATTTGGGTGGTATGTACCTACAGGTCAGCCCCATGGGGTCTAAGCGCTGGTTTTTGAAGTACCGGATTGACGGGAAAGAAAAGCAGCTCGCATTAGGTAGCTAG
- a CDS encoding putative 2OG-Fe(II) oxygenase: protein MIRELFSARIFQGYLHLGDVQRDQMIEVAMGFHERLNRDGQPWARKSRESLIGNTTWPDALDPLMVRVHAAIEQTFSCVPVWQTAREVITQPGQFIPLHAEDTDLSAIYWVDGDAKPDPARQDYSGAFVLINPSGAYGSRRLPWEGWRSEIIHPKPGMLLVFPSYLAHHSYPYNGTRASVEIHFEFRVEAIPGEHHAHS from the coding sequence ATGATCCGCGAACTGTTTTCTGCAAGGATCTTCCAGGGATACCTGCACCTCGGTGATGTACAGCGCGATCAAATGATCGAAGTTGCCATGGGATTTCATGAAAGGCTCAATCGGGATGGACAACCCTGGGCGCGAAAGAGCCGAGAGTCGCTCATCGGAAACACCACTTGGCCTGATGCCTTGGACCCACTCATGGTTCGGGTTCATGCGGCCATCGAGCAAACCTTTAGCTGCGTTCCTGTCTGGCAAACAGCCCGTGAGGTGATCACCCAGCCTGGGCAATTCATCCCGCTGCATGCCGAAGACACGGACCTGTCGGCCATTTACTGGGTAGATGGCGATGCCAAACCTGATCCGGCGCGGCAGGACTATTCCGGGGCTTTTGTGTTGATCAACCCCAGCGGCGCCTACGGCAGCCGCAGGTTGCCATGGGAAGGCTGGCGATCGGAAATCATACATCCCAAGCCCGGGATGCTGCTGGTGTTCCCAAGCTATCTGGCCCACCACTCTTACCCCTACAACGGCACGCGAGCAAGCGTGGAAATCCATTTCGAGTTCCGTGTTGAAGCTATTCCCGGAGAACACCATGCGCATAGTTGA
- a CDS encoding putative 2OG-Fe(II) oxygenase → MIDYLWPTPVLKDTAPWTPDEMDALRRFTVERFHNHKANPPEHGLPDVDVRLRVQLNLFHAEHESHAPPVWHRFRRWVEDTYRDYLLGAHGVRNARDLRIEARCIPVHYQPGMRAQPHYHHTCDHVLCLYLDCGQGRSPPSARDWTVGDGELILQDPRPMAGFPFWEKVHYIETEPGLVVLHPSRLWHETNPFNAKGERTLLVVTLRVASHNYVDLYTELKGEIS, encoded by the coding sequence TTGATTGACTACCTGTGGCCCACCCCGGTCCTGAAAGACACCGCGCCCTGGACGCCTGACGAGATGGATGCGCTTCGGCGCTTCACTGTCGAGCGGTTTCATAACCATAAGGCTAACCCGCCCGAGCACGGGTTGCCGGATGTGGATGTGCGGCTGCGCGTGCAGCTGAACCTGTTTCATGCCGAGCATGAATCGCATGCGCCCCCGGTCTGGCATCGGTTTCGGCGTTGGGTGGAAGACACCTACCGCGACTACCTGCTGGGAGCACATGGGGTGCGCAATGCCAGGGATCTCAGGATCGAGGCGCGCTGCATCCCCGTGCACTACCAGCCTGGCATGCGCGCGCAGCCCCATTACCACCATACCTGTGACCATGTGCTGTGCCTGTACCTGGACTGCGGTCAGGGGCGAAGTCCTCCCAGCGCACGCGACTGGACCGTCGGTGACGGTGAACTCATCTTGCAGGACCCCCGCCCGATGGCGGGGTTTCCATTTTGGGAAAAGGTTCACTACATCGAAACCGAACCAGGCCTGGTTGTCCTGCATCCCTCGCGCCTCTGGCACGAAACCAATCCCTTCAACGCTAAGGGGGAGCGAACCCTTCTGGTGGTCACCCTGCGGGTGGCCTCGCACAACTATGTTGACCTCTACACCGAGCTTAAAGGAGAGATCTCATGA
- a CDS encoding IS5 family transposase, translating to MTDDFFRNRLDQMIDLRHPLAVLANRMPWQEIEASLVQRWARQVKSGKKIEDLDLFGPVSAVAGGGVSNAGRPRLPTRLMVALLYLKHAFNESDEDVIQRWGETPTWQYFSGNEYFEHQWPCDPTQLGRFRKALGEEGVEELLARTMEVAVTLKLIAKKELTRMIVDSTVQEKAVAHPTDSKLLETARSKVVELAKANGIELKQTYAKEGQLLGYKAGRYAHARQFKRMRKAIKRQRTIVGRLQREVARKMTTLSQAIQETLGQTLDKAKRLVTQTGSRKAVDNRAKLYSWHAPEVECISKGKSRNPYEFGVKVGLAMTLKGNLIVGARSFPGNPYDGHTMHEQIEQSAILMQGLGVKPEVVYADLGYRGVDKDNPDIEIKHRGKDKRLTDEERRLLKRRQAIEPIIGHLKADHRMDRCHLKGSAGDALHAVLCAAGYNIRWLLRMIARKGLGLLLCLLQVSGLTGLFEKLAKIIGLNRLQGSDRRWGVA from the coding sequence ATGACCGATGACTTTTTCCGCAACCGCCTGGATCAGATGATCGATTTGCGCCACCCTCTGGCGGTGCTTGCTAACCGCATGCCTTGGCAAGAGATCGAAGCCTCCCTCGTCCAGCGCTGGGCACGCCAGGTCAAGTCTGGCAAGAAGATAGAAGACTTGGACTTGTTTGGTCCGGTCTCGGCCGTTGCCGGTGGCGGCGTCTCCAATGCCGGCCGTCCCCGTCTGCCCACCCGGTTAATGGTTGCCTTGCTGTACCTCAAGCATGCGTTCAATGAGAGCGACGAGGACGTGATCCAGCGCTGGGGTGAGACCCCCACTTGGCAGTACTTTTCTGGCAACGAATACTTTGAACACCAGTGGCCGTGCGACCCGACACAACTGGGGCGCTTTCGTAAAGCTCTGGGCGAAGAAGGCGTGGAAGAACTGCTGGCCCGCACCATGGAAGTGGCGGTCACCCTCAAGCTGATTGCCAAGAAAGAATTGACCCGCATGATCGTGGACTCCACGGTGCAAGAAAAAGCTGTGGCACATCCCACCGACAGCAAGCTGCTGGAGACCGCCCGATCCAAGGTGGTCGAGTTGGCCAAAGCCAATGGCATCGAGCTCAAACAGACCTACGCCAAAGAAGGCCAACTGCTGGGCTACAAGGCTGGGCGCTATGCCCATGCCCGCCAGTTCAAGCGCATGCGCAAAGCCATCAAACGCCAGCGCACCATCGTTGGACGGCTGCAGCGCGAGGTGGCTCGCAAGATGACCACGCTCAGCCAAGCCATACAAGAGACCTTGGGCCAGACCTTGGACAAGGCCAAACGCTTGGTCACGCAGACCGGCAGTCGCAAGGCAGTGGACAACCGCGCCAAGCTCTACAGCTGGCATGCGCCCGAGGTGGAGTGCATCTCAAAAGGCAAGAGCCGCAATCCGTACGAGTTCGGCGTGAAGGTGGGTCTGGCCATGACGCTCAAGGGCAATTTGATCGTGGGAGCCAGGAGCTTTCCCGGTAACCCGTATGACGGGCACACCATGCACGAGCAGATCGAGCAAAGCGCTATCCTGATGCAAGGCTTGGGGGTCAAGCCCGAGGTGGTGTACGCAGACTTGGGCTACCGGGGTGTGGACAAAGACAACCCGGACATTGAGATCAAACACCGGGGCAAGGACAAGCGGTTGACCGATGAAGAGCGCAGACTGCTCAAACGGCGCCAAGCGATCGAGCCGATCATCGGGCACCTCAAAGCGGATCACCGCATGGACCGCTGCCACCTCAAAGGCTCAGCAGGCGATGCACTGCACGCGGTGCTGTGCGCGGCGGGCTACAACATCCGCTGGCTGCTGCGGATGATCGCCCGGAAAGGCCTGGGCCTTTTGTTGTGCCTGCTGCAGGTGAGCGGTTTGACGGGCTTGTTTGAGAAATTGGCCAAAATCATCGGCCTCAACCGACTGCAAGGCTCAGATCGGCGCTGGGGGGTGGCTTGA
- a CDS encoding UDP-glucose 4-epimerase family protein: MRVLITGASGFVGQAVAKALSHKGHEIVRAVRKEQADAVVVGNIGPETNWEEPLKKCGVVIHLAARVHVMNEKSSDPMTEFRRVNVEGTAVLARQAAAAGVKRFIFLSSIKVNGEYSESGQPFTANDAPRPEDPYGISKYEAEKILQAIASETGMEVVIIRPPLVYGPGVKANFESMMHWLSMGLPIPLAAITKNRRSLVALDNLVHLIMTCLNSPNAANQTFLVSDGEDLSTAQLLERMGAEMGKPARLFYLPSALLKLGTILLNRPSTYQRLCGSLQLDITKTRQLLGWTPPVSVQEGLRRAAEGYRL; the protein is encoded by the coding sequence ATGAGGGTACTGATCACAGGAGCATCCGGATTTGTAGGTCAGGCAGTCGCAAAAGCATTGAGCCATAAAGGCCATGAAATAGTCCGCGCAGTTCGTAAGGAACAGGCAGATGCAGTGGTGGTTGGAAACATTGGACCAGAAACGAATTGGGAAGAACCCTTAAAAAAGTGCGGAGTGGTGATCCATCTGGCAGCTCGCGTGCACGTGATGAACGAGAAGAGCTCAGACCCGATGACTGAGTTTCGCCGTGTAAATGTCGAAGGGACCGCCGTACTTGCACGACAGGCTGCTGCTGCTGGGGTGAAGCGCTTCATCTTTTTGAGTTCTATCAAAGTAAACGGCGAATATTCAGAATCGGGACAACCCTTCACAGCCAACGATGCGCCCCGGCCGGAGGACCCATATGGAATTTCCAAATACGAGGCAGAAAAAATACTCCAGGCGATTGCTTCTGAAACGGGCATGGAAGTTGTGATTATTCGTCCGCCGTTGGTGTACGGACCTGGGGTGAAAGCCAACTTTGAATCTATGATGCACTGGTTGTCTATGGGTCTTCCGATCCCACTAGCTGCGATAACTAAAAATCGCCGAAGCTTGGTGGCTCTAGACAACCTCGTGCACTTGATAATGACTTGTTTGAACAGTCCTAACGCCGCAAATCAAACGTTTCTGGTATCTGACGGTGAAGACCTTTCAACAGCTCAATTACTTGAGCGCATGGGGGCCGAAATGGGAAAACCTGCACGCCTGTTTTATCTGCCATCTGCGCTGTTAAAGCTGGGCACAATACTTTTGAACCGACCAAGCACCTATCAGCGTCTATGCGGCTCATTGCAGCTCGACATTACAAAAACCCGACAATTATTGGGCTGGACCCCGCCAGTGTCGGTGCAAGAGGGTCTGCGTCGCGCAGCTGAGGGCTACCGCCTATGA
- a CDS encoding sugar transferase, whose protein sequence is MKRLTDLTLALIAAMLLALPIALLALSIRLTSPGPALYWSDRMGRHNKIFKMPKFRSMRIDTPVVATHLLHQPELYLTPIGSFLRKSSMDELPQLWSILKGDMSFVGPRPALFNQEDLIGLRTEKGVHELMPGLTGWAQVNGRDEIPISQKVQFDLEYLKHQSLSFDMKILWMTLLKVVARDGVSH, encoded by the coding sequence ATGAAACGTTTGACTGACCTGACACTAGCGCTCATCGCGGCTATGTTACTGGCTCTGCCTATAGCGCTGCTGGCGCTAAGCATCCGACTCACTTCCCCCGGACCCGCACTCTATTGGAGCGACCGAATGGGTCGACACAATAAGATTTTCAAAATGCCCAAATTCCGCAGCATGCGCATCGACACCCCAGTGGTAGCCACACACCTGCTGCATCAACCAGAACTGTATCTCACACCCATAGGCTCTTTTTTGCGCAAATCGAGTATGGACGAACTGCCTCAGCTATGGAGCATTCTGAAGGGAGATATGAGTTTCGTTGGCCCGCGCCCAGCGCTCTTCAACCAAGAGGATCTGATAGGCCTCCGCACGGAAAAGGGTGTGCATGAACTAATGCCCGGTTTGACTGGGTGGGCTCAAGTCAATGGCCGGGATGAAATCCCAATCTCACAAAAAGTGCAATTTGACTTGGAATATTTAAAGCATCAGTCTCTATCTTTCGACATGAAGATACTTTGGATGACGCTGTTGAAGGTTGTAGCAAGGGATGGAGTGTCACATTGA
- the istA gene encoding IS21 family transposase codes for MITNEEYMELKVLRKHRLSLREISAQTGMAVNTVRKYLEGGPPAMKKLPERKSKLDPFKDYLAGRIQAAKPDWIPATVLQREIAAQGYTGSVRILQEYLKELRPQARPDPVVRFETQPGEQMQMDWIEFRKSGHKDGMLAAFVATLGHSRATFAEFVTDMKLETLLACHVRAFESFGGVTREVLYDNMKTVILKRDAYGKNLHQFQGAFADFAHHHGFVPRVCKPYRAKTKGKVERMNGYIRRSFWVPLVASMKQQCLVVDADTANREMRTWLRDVANVRIHGTTGCVPALALQQERTHLLAIPSAYSGRTVRQLQKVTGSGAAVRPIPAAAWRGLQHPLAMYDTLVHNQASAGGRP; via the coding sequence ATGATTACGAACGAGGAGTACATGGAACTCAAGGTTTTAAGGAAGCACAGGCTGAGCTTGCGCGAGATATCGGCGCAAACTGGAATGGCAGTCAACACGGTGCGTAAGTATTTGGAGGGCGGTCCGCCGGCCATGAAGAAACTGCCGGAACGTAAAAGCAAGCTCGATCCATTCAAGGACTACTTGGCTGGACGTATTCAGGCGGCCAAGCCTGATTGGATTCCCGCAACGGTGCTGCAGCGTGAGATTGCCGCACAGGGGTATACGGGCTCCGTGCGCATCCTGCAGGAGTACCTCAAGGAGTTGCGTCCACAGGCGCGCCCGGATCCGGTTGTGCGGTTCGAGACCCAGCCCGGTGAGCAAATGCAGATGGACTGGATCGAGTTCCGCAAGTCTGGGCATAAAGACGGCATGTTGGCGGCGTTTGTGGCAACGCTTGGCCACAGCCGGGCGACCTTCGCGGAGTTTGTCACAGACATGAAGCTGGAGACACTACTGGCGTGCCATGTCAGGGCGTTCGAGAGCTTTGGTGGAGTCACCCGTGAAGTGCTGTACGACAACATGAAGACCGTCATCCTCAAGCGTGACGCCTACGGCAAGAACCTGCACCAGTTCCAGGGTGCCTTTGCTGACTTTGCGCACCACCATGGCTTTGTGCCGCGGGTGTGCAAGCCCTATCGGGCCAAGACCAAGGGCAAAGTCGAACGCATGAATGGCTACATCCGGCGCAGCTTCTGGGTGCCATTGGTGGCGAGTATGAAGCAGCAATGCTTGGTGGTGGACGCGGACACAGCCAATCGGGAAATGCGCACCTGGCTGCGTGACGTTGCCAATGTGCGGATCCACGGAACCACTGGGTGTGTGCCGGCACTGGCTTTGCAACAGGAGCGCACACATCTGCTGGCCATCCCCAGCGCCTACAGTGGGCGAACAGTGCGTCAATTGCAAAAAGTCACCGGTAGCGGCGCAGCAGTCCGGCCAATTCCAGCCGCGGCATGGCGAGGCCTGCAGCATCCTCTGGCGATGTATGACACGCTGGTGCACAACCAAGCCTCAGCAGGAGGACGACCATGA
- the istB gene encoding IS21-like element helper ATPase IstB, which yields MSLQMERLRELCDQLRLLNLPDQLAHLGQMAAKKELGYLEFLEQALRGEALARVERTRAMLTRIAGFPAIKTLDEFDFQFASGVPKPLVQELGSLAFVERSENVVLLGASGVGKTHLAIALGYRATQAGIKTRFITAADLLMTLSTALRQNTLEEAIKRIVRPYRLLIIDEVGYLPMNREQANLLFQVIAKRYEVGSLILTSNLPFGQWDQTFADDATLTAALLDRLLHHAHVVPISGDSYRLKDKRRAGVIAASSNTLLKRKRSHLDTQEEQAA from the coding sequence ATGAGCCTGCAAATGGAAAGACTGCGTGAACTGTGTGATCAGCTGCGCCTGCTCAACTTACCCGATCAGCTTGCCCACTTGGGGCAAATGGCGGCCAAGAAAGAGCTGGGGTACCTGGAGTTCCTGGAGCAAGCCTTGCGTGGCGAGGCTCTAGCCAGAGTGGAGAGAACACGCGCCATGCTCACGCGCATAGCGGGCTTCCCCGCCATCAAGACGCTTGATGAGTTTGACTTCCAGTTTGCCAGCGGCGTGCCCAAACCCCTGGTACAGGAGCTTGGCAGTCTGGCCTTCGTGGAGCGCAGCGAGAACGTGGTCTTGCTGGGCGCCAGTGGGGTGGGCAAAACCCACTTGGCCATCGCCTTGGGCTACAGGGCAACCCAGGCTGGAATCAAGACGCGTTTCATCACGGCGGCAGATCTGCTGATGACACTGAGCACGGCACTACGGCAGAACACCCTGGAAGAGGCTATCAAACGCATCGTGCGTCCCTACCGGCTGTTGATCATTGACGAGGTCGGGTACCTTCCCATGAATCGGGAACAGGCGAATCTTCTGTTCCAAGTCATTGCCAAACGCTATGAAGTGGGAAGTCTCATCCTGACCTCCAATCTGCCGTTTGGGCAATGGGACCAGACGTTTGCAGACGATGCCACGCTGACAGCGGCGCTACTTGACCGACTGCTCCACCACGCCCATGTGGTCCCGATTTCAGGAGACTCCTATCGCCTGAAAGATAAGCGGCGTGCCGGTGTGATTGCCGCCAGCAGCAATACCCTACTCAAACGAAAACGCAGTCACCTTGATACACAGGAGGAACAGGCAGCCTAA